The following proteins come from a genomic window of Gynuella sunshinyii YC6258:
- a CDS encoding heavy-metal-associated domain-containing protein, translating into MSNVIEMKIEGAGCQNCVDAIEKALNGVAGVAAASFDLAKGIATVEGDADTEQLKAAIEDAGYEVV; encoded by the coding sequence ATGTCAAATGTGATTGAAATGAAAATTGAAGGTGCCGGCTGTCAGAACTGTGTGGATGCAATTGAAAAGGCATTGAATGGGGTCGCTGGCGTTGCCGCAGCCTCCTTTGATTTGGCCAAAGGTATTGCCACGGTAGAGGGAGATGCCGATACCGAACAACTGAAAGCCGCTATCGAGGATGCCGGATACGAGGTGGTGTGA
- a CDS encoding cytochrome c: MKNTDLIFPLVLLLTACQQQSSFQPELTEQADTGRWYSQQQVESGKKLFAANCAICHGANAQATPNWKTTDSNGNFPPPPLNGSAHAWHHPLATLGEVIEGGGQPMGGIMPPFGEKLTEEQILAVIAGFQSHWDQSTYQKWLSIEQQSRKK, translated from the coding sequence ATGAAAAACACTGACTTGATATTTCCACTGGTACTGCTGCTAACCGCCTGTCAGCAACAAAGCTCCTTTCAGCCCGAGCTGACAGAGCAGGCAGATACCGGTCGCTGGTATAGCCAGCAGCAGGTTGAGTCTGGGAAAAAACTGTTCGCTGCCAATTGCGCCATCTGCCATGGTGCAAATGCCCAGGCCACTCCCAATTGGAAGACCACTGACAGTAACGGTAATTTTCCGCCTCCACCACTGAATGGAAGCGCCCATGCATGGCACCACCCGCTTGCAACATTGGGAGAAGTCATTGAAGGCGGGGGACAACCAATGGGAGGCATTATGCCTCCGTTTGGAGAAAAGCTGACTGAAGAGCAGATACTGGCTGTGATCGCAGGTTTTCAAAGCCATTGGGATCAATCAACCTATCAAAAGTGGCTGAGCATTGAACAACAATCCAGAAAAAAGTGA
- the cueR gene encoding Cu(I)-responsive transcriptional regulator: MKISEAARQSGLPAKTIRYYESIGLFNSERQQNGYRDYQERDVKQLRFINRARQLGFSLDECRGLLQLFRDPHRTSRHVKELAESRMHLIDEQIANLMAMKETLSGLITQCPGNDDSDCIILDKLADEKH; encoded by the coding sequence ATGAAAATCAGCGAAGCAGCCAGGCAGTCAGGTTTGCCGGCTAAAACCATTCGATACTATGAGTCGATCGGGTTGTTCAATAGCGAACGTCAGCAAAATGGTTATCGTGATTATCAGGAAAGAGATGTCAAACAGCTGCGGTTTATTAACCGGGCACGACAACTTGGATTCAGTCTGGATGAGTGTCGTGGGCTGTTGCAACTGTTTCGGGACCCTCATCGTACCAGCCGACATGTCAAAGAACTGGCTGAAAGCCGGATGCATCTGATCGATGAGCAGATTGCCAATCTGATGGCCATGAAAGAAACCCTGTCCGGCCTGATCACTCAGTGTCCCGGCAATGACGACTCTGATTGCATTATTTTGGATAAACTGGCTGATGAAAAACACTGA